The following proteins are encoded in a genomic region of Struthio camelus isolate bStrCam1 chromosome 3, bStrCam1.hap1, whole genome shotgun sequence:
- the LOC138066878 gene encoding uncharacterized protein isoform X1, which yields MVFFFRQVFLLAIDLLLAMTLSCLLYAFVCISIAFLTCFTIFFFFGIMERNIDVKGRAIVILVSNSSIGRMFARNLDKAGFKVSAAHWPPQKEWKTTKEECSPSIETAQLHMTDDEYQKMMKNFIESHVSLKGMYGTMKKPSILIWEEQELHTNRSPERKASYKWKKVFKASAFCVAVLFRPLNWALTFLKTGLQLLTCLVKSKN from the exons ATGGTGTTCTTCTTCCGACAGGTCTTCCTGCTGGCCATAGACTTACTACTCGCAATGACCCTCTCTTGCCTCCTTTACGCCTTCGTATGCATTTCCATTGCATTTCTGACCTGCTTCactatcttcttcttctttggaATTATGGAGAGGAACATTGATGTAAAAGGGAGGGCGATTGTAATCCTCGTGTCCAACAGCTCCATTGGCAGGATGTTTGCAAGGAACCTGGATAAAGCCGGTTTTAAAGTGTCTGCTGCGCACTGGCCTCCTCAGAAGGAATGGAAGACTACAAAGGAAGAGTGCTCTCCAAGCATCGAGACAGCACAGCTCCACATGACTGACGACGAGTATCAGAAGATGATGAAAAACTTCATAGAAAGCCACGTATCCCTGAAAG GCATGTATGGGACGATGAAGAAGCCGTCAATCCTGATATGGGAAGAACAGGAATTGCACACAAACAGGTCACCCGAGAGAAAAGCCTCTTACAAATGGAAGAAAGTTTTCAAGGCTTCAG CCTTCTGTGTCGCAGTCCTCTTTCGCCCACTGAACTGGGCACTGACTTTTCTGAAGACAGGTCTGCAGTTACTCACGTGCCTGGTGAAGTCCAAAAACTGA
- the LOC138066878 gene encoding uncharacterized protein isoform X2 codes for MFARNLDKAGFKVSAAHWPPQKEWKTTKEECSPSIETAQLHMTDDEYQKMMKNFIESHVSLKGMYGTMKKPSILIWEEQELHTNRSPERKASYKWKKVFKASAFCVAVLFRPLNWALTFLKTGLQLLTCLVKSKN; via the exons ATGTTTGCAAGGAACCTGGATAAAGCCGGTTTTAAAGTGTCTGCTGCGCACTGGCCTCCTCAGAAGGAATGGAAGACTACAAAGGAAGAGTGCTCTCCAAGCATCGAGACAGCACAGCTCCACATGACTGACGACGAGTATCAGAAGATGATGAAAAACTTCATAGAAAGCCACGTATCCCTGAAAG GCATGTATGGGACGATGAAGAAGCCGTCAATCCTGATATGGGAAGAACAGGAATTGCACACAAACAGGTCACCCGAGAGAAAAGCCTCTTACAAATGGAAGAAAGTTTTCAAGGCTTCAG CCTTCTGTGTCGCAGTCCTCTTTCGCCCACTGAACTGGGCACTGACTTTTCTGAAGACAGGTCTGCAGTTACTCACGTGCCTGGTGAAGTCCAAAAACTGA